CATGTCACCGACTTCCGTTTTGGCCTTGAGAAACGGGGCATTGCCGATGGTTTCGAGGGCTTCGGCCGGAAACGCATAGAGCTGACGCGGATTGTCGCCAAGAACATCGAGAATGGCGACCGGACGCCGGTATTCGCCGCTGGCGCTCCCCAGGCGTCCGCCCTGGAAGGTGACATCAGGAATGAAATCCGCCAGCCGGACGCGCCCCAGTCCGGGAATATCGGTTGGCTCACGCCCAATGAGATAGGCCGTGCCGGTCGGACTTCCCGCCGGACGAAGTTCGATGTTGACGGTCCGGGCGCTGCCGAAGTTGTCAAAACTGGCCTGGAAAAAACGATAGCCGCGGTAGTCGAAGGGATGGTTGAGGTGAATGTGGGCCGGGACCTCAACCCCGCGTTGCTCATCCCGGATGATGGCGCGGGTGTGCCAGTCGAGCGTATTGGGCGCGCTGAGGTCAGGTTTGCGCGGGTCGAGCAGGTTTTGTTCGATGTCCGTGCACACCAGCGTGAAGGGCATCGCAAATTCCTGAGCCGGCTCATCCGGCGCGCCGAAACTGACGAAGGTGTTGGCCGACTGCCCGGGCACCATCCGCACCGTGCCCTTGTGGCCAAACAGCCCGCCCACCAGCGCACCGCCAAAGATGGTGAGCAGGGCCGCGTGGACGGCATACGCCGTGAGGCGGTTCCACGCATGGGCTTCGGTCAGAATGGTTGTGCTGCCATCCCGTGGGTTGACCGTCTCCACCACCCGGTACACGGCGCTGATGGGCAGCCACCGGTGGGCAAGCGGGCGCAGTTCCTGCGCGGCCCGCGCCTTGAGCGCCTGGACGGCGGTTTCGGCCTCCATCACATAAGCCACATGCTGAAATGGCTGGCGACTGACGAATGCCTGGTTGATTTTCACGACCGGCTTGCGCACGTAGCGCCAGGCCGCCGGAAAGTAGTCAATCGAAGCCAGCACGATGTTGAGGCTGACGGTCAGCAGCAGCAGGTTGAACCAGCGGGTGTGGTAAATGTCGAGCAGACCGAGAAACTCATACAGTTCCCGTTCGGCTGGCAGCAGGCTGGCATAATACTCCGTAAAACCGCTGGTCCCTTTCTGGATGATGACGGTGCCCAGCACTGAAGCGACAATCAACACGGCCAACAGAAAAACCCCAACCTTGACCGAACTCAGAAAGCGAAGCGTGGCATCGAGCATCCGTTCGGCCTGCGACTTGCGTGGCCGGGCGGGTTTGGGGGACGGCGGCGGCGTGGGGCGATCCGCGTGGAGGGCATCAGTGTCCGTGGCCGGACTCGGTGTTTCGACTGAAAGCGCCATGGATGAGGTTACGAGCCTGATGGAAAATTGCCTCGCCAATGGGGAGCGGCGAGGGCGCAGCCTGACGGGTGAAGTATTGGCGCAGCCGGGGACAGGGTCAAGGTAACTGTGCGCCCGCAAACGTAGTGTGTCGGTATCCCGGCCGTCGTTTCGGATGTGGCGCCTGATCTGGCGCGGCTAGGCAGGGAACCCACGGCTTGCTATGATGGGACGCACTTTCGGCAGACTCCACCAAACCATGCTAATGCCATACGACGGTTGTCGGTCCTGGCGCAAGCCAATGGCGTGACCGTCGAGACATCGAGGAGAACGTAGTTCATGAGCAGACACTTTGTGCTGCGTCGTCCGGTGCGTGCTACTGAGCGGGGGGAAGGGCAGGGCCAGCTCATTGCCGTCGTCACGATTGTGGCCATCATCGGCTTCATCATTTTCAAAACCTTGCCTGTGTATTGGCGCGAGCAGAACGTCAGGAATGAACTCACGGACATGGCGCGCAAGTATGCCATTGGCGCCAAAGGCTTTGCGACGGAGAAGGAACTCGAAGGCCAGTGGCTGAAAATCAGCAATGAGTTCAACGTTCCCCAGGAAGCCAAGTTTACGGCCGACCGGCAGGGGGGGAAGGTCATTCTCAAAGTGCAGTACACCGAACCCATCAACTACTTGGTGTACACGTACGATTGGGAAGTCAACGCCGAAGCCTCGGATTCCATCGGGCGGTACTAAGTGGGCTGATGCTACTTGATTACATAGGTGACAGCCTCTGCTTTGGCCGCGAACCGCAGTGTTGCCTGCGGGACTTCGTTGCCGGGCGCACAGAGCCTTGTTACCTCTACGACCTGCGCCATTTCACTGAACGTTACCGATGCTTCCGGTCGGCCTTTGCCGGCCTGCCGCATACCATCCACTATGCCGTCAAGGCCAATGCCCATCCGGTTTTTCTGCGCCGGGTCGTGGAGCTGGGCGGCGGGGCGGATGTCGTTTCCGGCGGTGAACTGCAACGCGCTCTTGATTCCGGTGTGCCGCCGGAGCGGGTCATTTTCTCCGGGGTCGGGAAGTCGCATGCCGAACTGCGGCTGGCGCTGCTCTCCGGCATCAAACAGATCAACGTCGAGTCGGTCGGTGAGATGCGCCGGATCCTTGACTTGGCGGAAGCCCTGGGCCGACCGGCCCGCATTGCCTTTCGCTTCAATCCGTCGGTGGATGCTGAAACCCACCCGTACATTGCAACCGGTTTTCGGAGTCACAAGTTCGGAATAGACGCCGAAGCGGTCATGACGTGTCTGGCACTGGCACGGCAGTCCGCCCGGTGGGTGCAGGTGGTGGGCGTCTCGCTGCACATCGGGTCGCAGATTGTGGACGTGGAAAACTTCGCCGAAGCCCTGCGCAACACCCGCCCGTTGGTGGCGGCGCTGCGCGAGCAGGGCTTTGCGCTCTCCACCTTTGATGTGGGGGGCGGTTTTGGCATCCACTACGACACCGGCGATGAAGCCCGTGAGCTGGAAAACTTTGCGCACTATGCTGAAATCATCCGGCAGGGCGTGCAGGGACTGGCCGAGGAAATTCTCTTTGAACCGGGAAGGTTTCTCGTGGCGCGCTGTGGGGTGCTGCTGGCCCGGGTCGAGTACGTCAAAACGACGCCCTACAAGACCTTTGTCATCGTCAACACCGGGATGCACCACCTGATCCGTCCGGCGCTGTACCAGGCCCGCCACCGGATTCTGCCGGTTGTACGGCGGGCCGGTTCCGGTCGGACGGTGGATGTGGTGGGTCCGCTTTGTGAGTCGTCAGACTTTCTGGCCCAGGGGATCGAACTCCCGGAGGTGCGCGAGGGTGACTGGCTGGCCATTGCCGATGCCGGAGCCTACGCCCGCAGCATGGCCAGCGAATACAACCTGCATCCCTTTCCTGATGAAGAATTCATCGTAGAATGAACCGGTTGGGGAATAGCGGCCGTCTGTTCCCCGAACAAGCTTGACCGAGTGGGGGATTCATCGAGCATGGTTCATTCATCCCGGCGTCATGGTGTGGCCTGGCTCGCTGCCGTCGTCATGCTGCTGACGGCAGCGTGGTCATCTTCTGTGGCCCAGAGTGGGCGCAAACGGGAGACTGCGCCGCGCCAGTACGAGCCGGCCAAACCCCAATCCCCACCGCCTTCCGAGACTCAGGAACCGCCTGCCACGCCCTCCCGTCCACGGGTGGTCGGCCAGCCGGACGCGCCCCGGAACAACGACTCCGAACCGGATGACACCGGCGAGGACACCCTGCGAATCCAAACCCAACTTGTGACTGTCCCCTTTGCCGTGGTGGACAAGCGCAACCGGTACATCAATGACCTGACGGCTCAGGACGTACAGGTGCTGGAAAACGGCAAGCCGCAGGAAATTTTCTCCTTCACCCGCGAGCATGATCTGCCGCTGACCTTTGCCCTGGTTTTTGACATCAGTGGCAGCCAGCAGTACAGCATTGCCGAGCAGCGCATGGCGGCCAAAACCTTTTTGCGCCAGACGATCCGCCCTGAAAAAGACCTCGCCGGAGTGGTGACATTCCGGCGCGACATCGAAGTGCGCCAGAAGCTCACCAGCAACCTGACGGCGCTTGAACGGGCGGTTGACGATGTCCGGTTTGAATCCGGGGGCTATGTGTATGGCGGTACGCCGCCGCTGGACCCGTCCATCACCGGCACGAGCCTGTACGATGCGGTCTATGTTATCTCCAGCGAGATGTTGCCCCGCGAAGCCGGGCGGCG
This window of the Chloracidobacterium sp. N genome carries:
- a CDS encoding cytochrome c biogenesis protein ResB: MALSVETPSPATDTDALHADRPTPPPSPKPARPRKSQAERMLDATLRFLSSVKVGVFLLAVLIVASVLGTVIIQKGTSGFTEYYASLLPAERELYEFLGLLDIYHTRWFNLLLLTVSLNIVLASIDYFPAAWRYVRKPVVKINQAFVSRQPFQHVAYVMEAETAVQALKARAAQELRPLAHRWLPISAVYRVVETVNPRDGSTTILTEAHAWNRLTAYAVHAALLTIFGGALVGGLFGHKGTVRMVPGQSANTFVSFGAPDEPAQEFAMPFTLVCTDIEQNLLDPRKPDLSAPNTLDWHTRAIIRDEQRGVEVPAHIHLNHPFDYRGYRFFQASFDNFGSARTVNIELRPAGSPTGTAYLIGREPTDIPGLGRVRLADFIPDVTFQGGRLGSASGEYRRPVAILDVLGDNPRQLYAFPAEALETIGNAPFLKAKTEVGDMRLVMTDFEKVSSGHILQVQYDPGVAAVYLGSAMLIVALWLVFFFAHQRLWLYLEPLPDGHVRISLAGHTNRNRQAFEKRFQSIVAALPAAPGREFPPDSQPSATN
- the lysA gene encoding diaminopimelate decarboxylase; this encodes MLLDYIGDSLCFGREPQCCLRDFVAGRTEPCYLYDLRHFTERYRCFRSAFAGLPHTIHYAVKANAHPVFLRRVVELGGGADVVSGGELQRALDSGVPPERVIFSGVGKSHAELRLALLSGIKQINVESVGEMRRILDLAEALGRPARIAFRFNPSVDAETHPYIATGFRSHKFGIDAEAVMTCLALARQSARWVQVVGVSLHIGSQIVDVENFAEALRNTRPLVAALREQGFALSTFDVGGGFGIHYDTGDEARELENFAHYAEIIRQGVQGLAEEILFEPGRFLVARCGVLLARVEYVKTTPYKTFVIVNTGMHHLIRPALYQARHRILPVVRRAGSGRTVDVVGPLCESSDFLAQGIELPEVREGDWLAIADAGAYARSMASEYNLHPFPDEEFIVE
- a CDS encoding VWA domain-containing protein — translated: MVHSSRRHGVAWLAAVVMLLTAAWSSSVAQSGRKRETAPRQYEPAKPQSPPPSETQEPPATPSRPRVVGQPDAPRNNDSEPDDTGEDTLRIQTQLVTVPFAVVDKRNRYINDLTAQDVQVLENGKPQEIFSFTREHDLPLTFALVFDISGSQQYSIAEQRMAAKTFLRQTIRPEKDLAGVVTFRRDIEVRQKLTSNLTALERAVDDVRFESGGYVYGGTPPLDPSITGTSLYDAVYVISSEMLPREAGRRVIILLTDGEDTTSRYKLNDAIDMALRSDVQVYAVGIPGGVPNGFGGVTITGIDRRTLERLCEATGGRAFFPRSPADYVTAFQQIEADLRQQYILTYIPSDTTRDGSFRAIAIKILRSGEAKDWRIFTRKGYYAR